From Pseudomonas fluorescens:
GCATCTGGCCTTGGCGGCCGTGGCGAATAGTTTGCTGCAACTGCGCCAGGCTGGTGCCGTAGATATAGCCACTTGGCAGGGTCAGGTTGGGCGCGCCCATGGCTTCCATGCCCTGGCCTTGCGGACCGTGGCAGGCAACACAGGTGGTGCTGAACGTGGCTTGGCCGGCGGCCAGGTCGGCAGCGCTGTCGGCCGGCAGTGGCAGCTTGGCCAGTTCATGGCGTACATAGGCGGCGACGTTTTTCACCCCCTCGTCACCCAGCATGTCACCCCAGGCCGGCATCGCCGCATGGCGACCGTTCATGATGGTGGTCTTGATTGCTTCGGCCGAACCGCCCCAGCGCCAGATGTTGTCCGCCAGGTTCGGGAAGCCAAACGCGCCCTTGGCATCCGAGCCGTGGCACACCGCGCAGTTGGACGCGAACAGGCGTCCGCCCATTTTCAGCGCTTGTGGATCTTTTGCGACGGCTTCCACCGGCATGGCCGAGAATTTGGCGAAGATCGGCCCGAACTTGGTGTCGGCCTTAGCCATTTCCTTGTCCCACTCCTTGGCCGATGTCCAGCCGCCTTCATAGCCTGGCAGCACGCCTTTCCAGTTGCCCAGGCCCGGGTAGAGGATCAGGTAGCCGACGGCAAACACCAAGGTGCCGGCGAACAGCATGAACCACCACTGGGGCAGCGGGTTGTCGTATTCCTCAATGCCGTCGAAGGCGTGGCCCATGGTCTGGTCGACACTGCCCTTGGTCTCGCCCTTGCGGGTGCCAAACAACAGCCAGGTCAGGCCGATCAGGCTGCCGAGGGTCAGTACGCAGATCCATGTACTCCAAAAGGTAGTCATGGCCGGTTGCTCCTTGTTACAGGCTCTTCTTGAGCGTCGGATGGAGAGGGTTCGTCGGCAAACGGCAGCAGGCGCGCCTGCTCGAATTCCTCATTGCGCCGGTTGTTGAACACCCACAGCGACAAGCCGATAAACGCGATAGCGACGACCAGCGTGCCGAGGCCGCGGATGGTGCCCGCATCGAATTCAAATCCCATGGCTCACCTCTTGCTCTTGATGGCAGTGCCGAGCACTTGCAGGTACGAAACCAGTGCATCCATCTCGGTCTTGCCCTTGAGGCTGGCCACGGCGCCACTGATGTCGTCGTCGGTGTAGGGCACGCCGAGGGTGCGCATCACTTTCAACTTGGTCTCGGTGTGGCTGCTGTCGACAGCGGCGGTCACCAGCCATGGGTAGGCCGGCATTTTCGACTCGGGCACGACGTTGCGCGGGTTGTACAAATGCGCGCGGTGCCAGTCGTCCGAGTAGCGCGCGCCGACGCGGGCCAGGTCCGGCCCGGTGCGCTTGGAGCCCCACAGGAACGGGTGGTCCCACACGCTTTCACCGGCGACCGAGTAGTGGCCGTAGCGTTCGGTCTCGGCGCGGAATGGGCGGATCATTTGCGAGTGGCACTGTACGCAGCCTTCGCGGATGTAGATGTCGCGACCTTCCAGTTGCAGCGCGGTATAGGGCTTCATGCCTTCCACCGGTTTGTTGGTGACGTCCTGGAAGAACAGCGGGACGATCTGGGTCAGGCCGCCGATACTCACGGCCAGTACCATGAGCAGCATCAGCAGGCCGACGTTCTTTTCAATCGTTTCGTGTTTCATCATCGACTCCTCAGGCCATCTGCGCCGCAGCGGCGACTTCGGCAGGTTGTGCCGAACGCACGGTGCGCCAAGTGTTGTAAGCCATCAGGAACATGCCGCTGAGGAAGATGGCGCCGCCGACCAACCGCACGATGAAGCCTGGGTGGCTGGCCACCAGGGTTTCGACGAAGGAGTAGGTCAAGGTGCCGTCTTCGTTGACCGCACGCCACATCAGGCCCTGGGCGATGCCGTTGACCCACATCGAGGCGATGTAGAGCACGGTGCCGATGGTGGCCAGCCAGAAGTGCGCGTTGATCAGGCCGAGGCTGTACATCTGCTCGCGACCGAAGATTTTCGGGATCATGTGGTACAGCGCGCCGATGGAGATCATCGCTACCCAGCCGAGGGCGCCGGCGTGTACGTGGCCAATGGTCCAGTCGGTGTAGTGGGAGAGGGCGTTGACCGTCTTGATCGCCATCATCGGACCTTCGAAGGTCGACATGCCGTAGAACGCCAGCGAAACCACGAGGAAGCGCAGGATCGGGTCGCTGCGCAGCTTATGCCAGGCGCCCGACAGGGTCATCATGCCGTTGATCATGCCGCCCCAGCTTGGCGCCAGCAGGACCAGCGACATCACCATGCCCAACGACTGTGCCCAGTCCGGCAGCGCGGTGTAGTGCAGGTGGTGAGGACCGGCCCAGATGTACAGGGTGATCAGTGCCCAGAAGTGCACGATCGACAGGCGATAGGAATACACCGGACGCTCGGCTTGCTTGGGTACGAAGTAATACATCATCCCCAGGAAGCCAGCGGTCAGGAAGAAGCCTACCGCGTTATGCCCATACCACCACTGCACCATGGCATCCGTCGCACCGCCGTACAGCGAGTAGGACTTGGTCAGGCTGACCGGGATTTCCAGGTTGTTGACGATATGCAGGATCGCGACGGTGATGATGAACGCACCGAAGAACCAGTTGCCGACGTAGATGTGCTTGGTGTTGCGCTTGGCCACGGTGCCGAAGAACACAATGGCGTAGGCCACCCAGACAATGGTGATCAGGATGTCGATCGGCCATTCCAGCTCAGCGTATTCCTTGGAGCTGGTGTAGCCCAGCGGCAAGGAGATCGCGGCGAGCAGGATCACCAGTTGCCAGCCCCAGAAGCAGAACGCGGCGATTTTCGGCGCGAACAGCTGGGTCTGGCAGGTGCGCTGCACGGAGTAGAAGGAACTGGCGAACAACGCGCAGCCACCGAAGGCAAAGATCACCGCGTTGGTGTGCAACGGGCGCAAGCGGCCGAAGCTGGTCCAGGGTAAGTCGAAGTTGAGCGCAGGCCATACCAATTGGGCGGCGAGAAAAACCCCGAGCCCCATGCCGACGATGCCCCACACCACCGTCATAATGGCGAATTGGCGGACCACCTTGTAGTTATAGGCGGTACTTAATGTAGTGTTCATGGTTCCCCATCCACGGTTCAACCCAAGCGAATGCGGCACTTGGGCTGGAGTTATAGGCAGACTGAATAGCGAGGCAAGCATGAGCAAAGAGCACAAGGCCAGTATTGACGGGGATCAATGGGCGCAGTGTGTGCGGGAACACGGCTGGTTGTGGGACGCCGCGGCAGAGGGAGATCGGCGTGAGCCTGTCACCCTGATTCTGGCCCACGGCGCCGGCGCACCGATGGACTCGACGTTCATGACCGACATGGCTGCACGCCTTGCCCTGCATGGGGTGAACGTGTTGCGCTTCGAGTTTCCCTATATGGCCCAGCGGCGCGTAGAGGGCGGCAAACGCCCGCCGAACCCGGCCGCCAAACTGTTGCAGGCATGGCGTGAGGTGCATGCCGAGGTGCGACGCCATGTCGCTGGAACACTGGCCATCGGTGGCAAGTCCATGGGCGGGCGCATGGCCAGTCTGGTGGCCGATGAACTGGGCGTCGATGGGTTGGTATGCCTGGGGTATCCGTTCTATGCGGTGGGCAAGCCGGAGAAGCCCCGGGTCGAGCATCTGGCCGGGCTGCAGACGCCGACGTTGATCGTGCAGGGCGAGCGCGATGCCTTGGGTAATCGAGTGGCGGTAGAAGGCTATGATTTGTCGCCGAGCATCGAGGTAATGTGGCTGGTGGCGGGGGACCATGACTTGAAGCCGTTGAAGGCTTCGGGGTTCAGTCATGAGCAGCATCTGGAGGCTGCGGCGGTGCAGGTTGCCCGGTTTCTCGGAGCCCTCTAGGGCCCTATCGGGGGCAAGCCCCCTCCCACACTCGACTGCGTTCCAAGGGGTGTACGCGGTAAATGTGGGAGGGGGCTTGCCCCCGATAGCGGTCTAGCGGTTAAACCGCTCGACCAGCGAGTACTGGGTATTGGCGGTATGCGTCAATTCCTCACTCAACTGCGCCGAGTTCAACGCCTGTTCCGAAGTCTGGTCCGCCAACAGCGCAATGGTGCTGATGTTGCGGCTGATCTCTTCGGCTACCGAGCTTTGCTCTTCGGTGGCGGCCGCAATCTGGGTGGTCATGTCGGTGATGTTGGCCACTGCTTCGCTGATGCCGACCAACGCCTGATCCGCTTCCATCACCCGCGCCACCCCTTCTTCGGCCTGGCGATGCCCGGCGTCCATGGTTTGCACGGCGGCGGCAGCGGTTTGTTGCAGCTTGGCGATCAAGGCATGGATCTGCCCGGTCGACTCGGCGGTGCGCTGGGCCAGTTGACGGACCTCGTCGGCCACGACTGCGAAGCCACGGCCCATCTCCCCGGCACGCGCGGCTTCGATCGCCGCGTTCAGCGCCAGCAAGTTGGTCTGATCGGCGATGCCTTTGATCACATCGACGACACCGCCGATTTCATCGCTGTCCTTGGCCAGTTGGGTAACGGTCACCCCGGTTTCGCCCACGGCCAGCGACAGACGCTGAATGGCCTCGCGGGTTTCCCCGGCGATATCGCGGCCACGACCGGTCAGGCGATTGGCTTCCTGGGTCGCATCCGCCGTGCGCTGCACATGGTTGGCAACTTCCTGGGTGGTCGCCGCCATCTGGTTGACCGCGGTGGCCACCTGTTCGGTTTCCACGCGCTGGCGTTCCAGGCCGCTGGAGCTGTTATGCGCCAGGGTGTTGGACTGCGCCGCCTGGTCGTTGAGGTGTTCAGCCGTGTCCTGCAGACGCGTGAGGCAGGTTTTCAGGCGGGCTTCCTGGCTGAGGATCGACATTTCCAGTCGCGCCTGGGCGCCACGGCTGTCGGTGTACATCTGCGCGATCAGCGGGTCTGAGGTGGTCTGCTCGGCCAGGCGCAGCAGGCGCTTGAGGCCACGCTGTTGCCAACTCAGGCCCAGCAGGCCCAAGGGCACCGACAGCCCCGCCGCCAGGGCAAAGCCCCAGTGGGAATTCAGCGACGCACCGATCATGAAGCTCAACTGGCTGATCAGGATAAACGGCAGCCAGTCCTGCAACACCGGCAGCCATTTGTCCCGCTGGGGAACGGCAGACTTGCCCTGGTTGATGCGTTGATAGAGCGCTTCGGCCCGGCGGATCTGCTCGGCGGTGGGCTTGATGCGCACCGACTCGTAGCCGACCACCTGGTTGCCGTCGAAAACCGGCGTCACATAGGCGTTAACCCAGTAGTGATCACCGGTCTTGCAGCGATTCTTGACAATGCCCATCCATGGCAAGCCTTGTTTGAGCGTTGACCACATGTGCCCGAATACGGCCGCCGGAACGTCCGGGTGACGAACCAGGTTGTGCGGGGCACGCACCAGTTCATCGCGGGAGAACCCACTGATTTCGACGAAAGCGTCGTTGCAGTAGGTGATCACGCCCTTGGCATCTGTGGTGGAGATCAACCGTTGCTGAGCGGGGAAGGTACGTTCGCGCTGGGTAACGGGTTGGTTATTACGCATGATTGTTCAATCCGCAAGGCTTTCAGGGAGTATCGGCAGGAGCGGGCGCTTATTTAACTTATTTTTGCAACAATCCGCAGGAACGCCTTGCCTCCGGTAGACATCAGCCAGCCAGCATCGGATAAGTAAACAACCCGAAGTGAAGCAGGTTCAGCCCAAAGTGCGTGGCAATCGCCGCACCCAGCCCACCAAAGCGATAAGCCAGGCCGTAACCCACACCGGCAATGCTTGCCAGCAACACCCATTGCCAGCCCGCGCCCAGGTGCACCAGCCCGAACAGCAGCGAGGCCAGCAGCAGTGCCAGGTTCTCGCCGTAGGGCAGGTGCTTGAAGCGCTGTTGCAGGCCGCCCTGAATGTAGCCGCGAAACAACGCCTCTTCCACCAAGGTCACCAACAACAGGTTATTCAATACCCACAACCACGCCTGCACCGGCCATTTCGGCGCCCAACTGATGACGCCCAGCAAGGCTGCGCCGCCGAGGGCGGCAATCGCGGTCAGGGCCAAGGCCAGGGCCGTGACGCAGATCGACAGGCGCAAGGAGCGTCGCGCCACCACCCACGGGCAGGCCAGTAACAGCCAGAAGCCGATCAGCGGTTTGTCCTGGTTCAGGTACATCGAGAAGGGCACCGCGTCGGGGGTAAAGCGTTGCGGCTCGATGGCGCGCCCGTTGTAGAAGCCCGGTAGCCAGTGCATCGCCAGGCTCAGGGCCAGCACAATGAACAAACCATGGCCGATGTAGCGTGCCCAAGGCGTGCGCTGCTGGCGCACGGCATAACCGGCAATCAGCAGCAGGGCGACGGACACCAGCGCCAGCACGCCCAGTTGCCCATAGGCCAAGGCCAGCACATAGCCGATGGAAAGAAGCGCCAGGTACAGCCAGGGCAATGCGAGCATGGGGAGTCCTTGGAAAAAACTGGACGGCATTATAGCGATCGTCCCCTGCGGGCCACATGAAAACTGTGCCACGCAAGGGCGTTGGTGAAGTGATTGCAAAACGTATCAACGGCTGGTTATAGTCAGGCCTTCTTCATCCCTCCATACAAGATCAGCCCATGCCAGCTCTCCAGCGCATAGCGGTAGTCGATTCAGCGGTCAACGCTGTGGTCGTACCGTGCGGGAACAAGCAGCCTGCGCAGATCAGTCACTACCCCCCACCTGTCAGTCGCACGCCGGTGTACGCAGTCGTATCACCGCCGGGTGTTGGCATTTCGGGCTGATCAGCGACTCGCTGTCCCCGTCTGCACGCCTGAAAAAACTCCAGAACTTCAGCCTTTGCTGAGTCGGCTTTTTTTGCCTGATTACAGGTGGTAACCATGTCTGTTCTTTCGAAACAATCCGTGGCCGCGGCGGCCTCGACGAGCCTGTTTGTCCTGCTGTGGAGCAGCGGGGCGATCTTCTCCAAGCTGGGCCTGGCCCATGCGTCGCCCTTCGCCTTCTTATTGATCCGTTTTGCCATCGCCCTGCTCGGTCTGGTGATCCTCGTACCGATGCTCAAGCTGCAACTGCCGCGCCCCGGCAAACCGCTGTGGTATGCAGCGGCGACCGGCCTGGTGTTGTTGGGGGCCTACCAGATTTTCTATCTGCTGGCCCTGGACCTCAACGTCACCCCCGGCGTGATGGCGACCCTCATGGGCGTGCAGCCGATCCTGACCGTGGCGCTGACGGAGCGCCAGCGTTCCGGGCGCCGCCTGTTCGGCCTTGGCCTCGGGTTGGCGGGGTTGATCATGGTGGTGTACCAGGGTATCGGGCTGGCGGGGATGTCCCTGGCCGGGATGCTCTTCGGCCTGCTGGCCCTGGCGAGCATGACCTTCGGCTCAATCATGCAAAAACGCATTACCGACAACCCTTTGGGCACGCTGCCGCTGCAGTACCTGGCCGGGCTGCTGTTGTGCGCGGTATTCGTGCCGTTCCAGCCGTTCCACTTCGAACAGAATGCCGGCTTTTACCTGCCGGTATTGTGGATGGGGCTGGTGGTGTCGGTGCTGGCGACGTTGCTGCTGTACCGCCTGATCGCGCGGGGCAACCTGGTCAATGTCACCAGCCTGTTCTACCTGGTGCCGGCGGTGACGGCGGTGATGGATTACCTGATCTTCGGCAATCGGCTGGCGTTGTTGAGCCTGCTGGGGATGGGGTTGATCATCGTTGGGTTGGTGTTTGTGTTCCGTAAAGGCTAGGTGATGGCACTGCCCTCCTTCGTGGCTGCCAACGGAGGAGGGCGGGCTGCGCAAAGGGTTATTGCTGAGAGAGAGCGGTTGCAAGGGTGTCCGCCATACGTTTCACATATTCGCGTAGTTCAGGCACGGCTGTCGCCTCCCAGTCACGGGCTTGGAGGAGAGGGCCAACATAATACAACCATCGTGATTCCACTCCATTGTGATCCACCAGTGCTCCGGAGGGCGCGATCTCCATGCCTATTCCGAGTGCATCGGGTTTCAACTGGCCCCTAGTTCGCAGCGACGCAAGCAATGGGTCGTCCAGTTGTCGAATATCGAATGCTGGAGTCGTGCAATTGATCACGGCCTTAACCTCAATAGTGTCCTCGTTCTTTGCGCCACGGCGCCGCAGATGAACGGTGACACTTTCTGATCCGGACTCGTAGCCTGTCACGCGTCCGGCGAAGAGCTTGAGCTTGCCACGTTGAATCTCAGCCAGCATGCGGGCGCCTGACTGCGGGGCGCAGCGGTGACGATGGGTGTCCCAGTATGGGCGAACGTGACGAAGGAAGCGCTGACGTTCAACAATGGGCAGTGCGTGCCACAACTGTGCTGTTGCTGATCGTAGCCCGCCAATCACGTCTCTCCAGTCATCTCCCTTGCAGGTCTGCAGCTTTATCGCATTGCGAACTGCCCTGACATAATGACGAGTTGTGCAGTTCGTGAGCATTTGCTGGGTAAGTTGCCCATCATAGTGGGGGTGTGAGTTCAATATTCGATGGGGTTGAGGAGCGAGGCCGCGACGAGAAATCACATAAATCATCCCCTGATGCCCGCGGTCGCGTAGGTCAAGTACTACGTCCAGCATGGTCAGTCCGCTGCCAATAAGCAGTACGGCAGCATTGGCGTCAATACTAGCTAAGGCGTCGGGTTGCCATGGATCGTGCAGATACCGAGGGTCTTCGTAAAATAATCTGTGTGCCGCTGCACTTGATGGTTGTTGACGAGCGCAACTGCCGGTGCTCAGGACGATATGGTCAGCGTAAAGAGAGTCACCGTTTTTCATCAGCAGGTGAGCCCTATGGCGTTCGGTGTCATATGAAACTTCCACGACCTCGCCTGTGACATTGCGTAGCTCGCTTCCTGGAGCTGCATTCTTCGACGCATCGTTCAATAAGGTTTCAAGGTAGTCGCCATAGAGTTGCCTCTGAACAAAAGACCCTGGGGTGACCTCGGGAGCATAGCGCTTGGCGAACTCATAAAAGCCGTCGCTCTCATCGTTGGTCAGGGCATTCATCCTGCCTGCCGGTACGTTCAGTACGTGTGATGAGGTACGCGTACCATAAGCGACGCCACGAGCCATGGCGCCGGGCGGGCTGATCAGCAAGATTCTAACGGGGGCGGCCAATGAGCTGCGCAATAAATGAACAGCTAACGTGGAGCCGCAGAAACCTGCGCCAATGATTGCGATGGTTTTGATCTTCATCCTTGCTCCTGCTTGGATAGGGCGTTTCATTCCATTTTGACAATCAGTCGCAGTCAAATTTGGTGGCGTGTGCGTTGAGTAAGGCGCAAATCAAGAAGCCGGAAAACGGGCCTCATATTGGAGTGGATTTGGATGTTACTCCAATGCCTGATTGGGTGCTTTCAGGATTGTTGATGTGAGTCGCTTGGTCCCAAGGACTGATGGCAATTAAGTATTACTGCTATTCGTGCATCGAATAAGTAATACAGGTTTAAGTAATGTTTTCCTCTATAAAAATAATGAACTTTCTTATAAGGCGAAATTCAGGGGTGCAGTATTTGTTGCTTTGCGTTATGTCAATCTCATGACTGTGTCAAAAAAATCGCTTGCTAGTGGCTTGTCGCCGCCGAGATTCAAGATTTTTCCCTGCAGTTATTAGGAAATTTCAGCTTTCTTTGTAGGCTTTAGCGTCAGTGCGGCCGCGCGCTTGGCTTCAAGGCATGCGCTCTCTGTTACGAAACTGATCATTGGTCACTGAGTTGGATTGTACCCACGGAAAATAGCTGTAATACTTATTGCTTTATAAGGGCGTATATCCCCTGTTCCCTACAGGGTGTTCAGTTCTTCGCGATGGGATATTAGTGTCTATTCTTACAGTGTGTAGTCCTTCTCGCCTGCAATCGCGTGATCCTCGCGGAGCAAGAGTTGTGGTGTTGATGTGCACCTACAACGGCGAGTCATTTCTGGCTGAGCAGCTCGACTCGTTTGAGCGGCAGACTCATTCCAATTGGTCCCTGGTGGTGTCTGATGATGGGTCCATGGACGGCACTCTTGCGGTTTTGGAGGGGTATCGTAATCGTTGGGAGCAGGACCGACTGCTGATGCTGGAGGGACCAAAAAAAGGGTTCGCCGCCAATTTTCTCTCGCTGACGTCTCGAGCAGATATTGATGCCGACTTTTTTGCATGGTCGGACCAGGACGATATTTGGAATGATGACAAGTTAGAAGTGGCTCTGGCTTGGCTGCAGACAGTACCCGCTCATAGGCCTGCGCTTTATTGTGGTCGCACCCAATTAATTGGTGAAACTGGCGTTCATCTTGGGTACTCGCCCCATTTTAGACTCTCGCCAGGTTTTAGTAATGCGTTGGTTCAAAGCATCGCAGGGGGCAATACGATGGTCTTCAACCGGGCTGCCCGCACGCTGCTGTGCGAAGCCGGCCCTGAGCTGCAGGTACCTGCTCACGACTGGTGGTTATATCAACTGATCTCCGGTGTGGGGGGGGTTATTCACTACGATCCCGAACCCAAAATGAAATATCGGCAACATGCGGAGAACGTGGTTGGCAGTAATTCCGGCTGGCTTGCCAGGCTGATTCGCTTGCGGATGGTGTTTCAGGGACGTTTTCACGAATGGAATGAACAAAATATACAGGCGCTGGATGCCATGCATCATCGGCTGTCCCCCGATAGCCAGGTGACGCTTACTCACTTCAAGTGGGCGCGCGAGCAAAAAGTTCTTCGCAGGATTTCGGGAATCTGGCTGGCAGGGCTGTACCGGCAAACTCTGCTGGGGAATTTAGGTCTCGTGCTTGCTACCGTCATGAAAAAGATCTGAATCTGTGTGTGTTCAGGGGCATTGGGTTTGTTGGGGCGCGGAGGGGATCATTCATACCTTCACCAGCGCACCACCGCATTTCGCTTCGCGGGCACAGTGCGTCCCTCAGGCATAATTATGAATATTCAGGATCTACAGCAGCTCATTTAAGTCAGTAAAAGGGCCTTTTGGTCTGACTTTTGTCAAAATATCAACAAAATAGAGTTTTTGATAATGTATCCAGTTGACGCGAATGAAAATGTGGTAATCGTGCTGGGTATGCATCGTAGTGGCACCAGCGCCATTGCCGCAGGCCTTGAGCAGTTGGGGCTGGTGATGGGGAGTTCCTTATTTAAAGGCGACGAATGGAATCCCAAGGGCTATTTCGAAGAGCGCGAGATTGTCCAATTCAACGATAGATTGCTTGCCTTGTACGACTGCCGATGGGACTCGCCGTTGCCTCCACTGCTTGAGCGCGATCATCGGTGGGACGCCTGTATTGACGAAGCGATGAGTTTGGTTCGAGTCCTGTTTGACGAAGTACCTGCGTGGGGATTCAAGGATCCGAGAATGTGCCAGCTGGCACCTTTTTGGGGGCAGGTTTTCTCACAATTGGGTATCAAGCCACGGTTGATGATAGTGGTGCGTGATCCAGCTGAGGTTGTGCATTCGCTGGCCCGGCGCGATGGTATTTCCTCGGATCGTGCAGCGTGGCTATGGATGACGCATCTTCTCGGAGCTATGGAATATCTTGATGTTGCCGATGACATCAGATTTTTCGCGTTTGACCATATGCTTAGCCAGCCAGCCACATTTTTATCCGATGTTGCGGGTTGGCTGAATTTAAAACCTGCGTCCGAAACGATTGCTCACTTCGCGCGGGACTTCATCGCTCCAGCACTCTCGCATGGTGCGGGCACCAGGCAAGCGGCTCTTCCGTCGCTTGTGTTGCAAGCCTATGAAAGCGTACGGAGTGCGATCGAGAGAGGACTCACGCCGCGCGCTTTACGCGAGAGTTTCGAGTGGCAGGGCATAATCAGCGAATATCGGCGTGATATCATTCCGACACTGACTTCAGTTCAAAGATTTTTCCAGAATGATCGCCAACTTTCGGTCATGGAGTTGCGTATCAGCGCGTTGAGCAAGGGGTTGGCGTCTGCCGAGAAATTGGCACTCGATCGTCTGGAGGAGATGCAAAAACTCGACACTCAACTTATAGAGACCAGCGATGCTCTGGCTCGCGCCGAGCAAATTGTGCTGCGTCAGCAGGAAGAGCTAAAGCTTAGGGGGGATGCGCGTTCTCGTCCTAACGAATTCGAGTCCCTGGCAGTTGAGCGTTTGAAGCAAGTGCAAAAGCTTGATGGCCAATTGAGTCAGATGAGTGCTGAGCTCGCGCACGCTGAGCAAATCGTATTGGAGCAGCAGGGCGTTCTCATGTCTCAAAACGAGGAGTACGCTCGATTCCGGGAAACTGAGTTGGCTCGATTTCGTGAGATTGAGTTGTTAGCGATTGAGCGTCTGGAGCACATGCAAAAATTGGATGCTCAACTAATTGAGACGAGTGCCGCGCTCGCGCTCGCCGAGCGGGTCGTGAGTGAGCAACAGGATGCATTCAAACGAAAGGATGAGCTGCTGGCACTTTTTGAGGAAACTCAGTTGCTTGCAATTGAGCGCCTGGCACAGATGCAAAAGCTTGATGCTCAGCTCCTTCTGACCAGCGACGCTTTGGCTTATGCCGAAAAGATCGTGATGGAACAGCAGGAAGCGTTAGCGCACGCAAATTTTCAGGCGTCAAGTTCTGATGAGGCCCCAGTGCCTGCCTCGGAGTCTCTGCAAGATGCGCCAAAGCTGGATTTGAAGGTCTAACCGGTGACTTTGGCGAATGTCAAAGAATTTTTGTGATGGTAACTCGATATTGGAACAGATACACATGGATGTAGTGGGTTCTGACGTGCCGCGTCTCAATCAAGCAGAAGTACGGTCAACGACCTTGATCTGCCAAATAGATCATTTCGTTCGTCATCCCCATGGTCTGTTCGGCTTCGGATGGGCGCTGGATCATGAACATAAGATCGTTCAGTCGCACCTGAATATGCTCTTCGCTGATGGGCGGGTCGAGCGTGTTGCCGTGTCGCTGGGCAGGGTGCGCGAAGATGTTGCGTCGGCGTTTCCGGATAATGACCAAGCGGGAAATTCGGGCTTCATGGTTATCGCTGGCTGGGGAGGTGAGCCTCCGGAAAAAGTCGAGTTGGTTTTCGAGATGCAGGATGCAGTGACAGGTCGCCACGAACTCGCTCTGTCTGCGCTCGACACAGCATCCGGAGCAGAAGTGGCAGAGAGCATATATCTCGCCAAGCGCGCCTGGGCTTACTTACGCCGGGGAAACATCAGGACGCTGATCAAAAAGTTCCTCCGGTATCGTGGGCGAAATCCAACGTTAATGAGCCAGGACGAAGTCGCTCTCGCAGCACGTCTGAAGAATCGGCCTTGCCGCTTGTTGATTGATCATTCAATGGGTGGAGGGGCCAATCTCTTTCGCGAGCGTGTGGCGTCTGCCTGGAGTGCAGCCGACGATACCGTGATATTGCTTAGCTTCCGCGTGTCGTCCATGCAGACGTTTGTCGAAGTACGCGACCACAACGGGTCCTATTCGTGCAAGCTGTCGAACTTGAACAGCTTGGTTGAACTGTTGGTGCGTGCAGATCTAAGAGAGGTCTTTTTCAACTGTGCGGTCTCTTTCCCCCAGCCGCAAAATCTTAGAGAGTTTATGCTGGTCTTGAAGCAGCGAACCAAGGCTAGCCTGGTCGTGGCGATACATGAGTATTTTCTTGTCTGCCCGTCGCACTTCCTACTGGACGATAAGGGGCAGTACTGCGGCATACCTTCGATAACACGCTGTCATTCTTGTTTGAATAACCATCCCGATGGATTTGTGTCCCTCGCTGGTGAGCGGTCAATTGTACGTTGGCGCGAAATGTGGGGGGAGTTGCTGAGGTGCGCGGATGAAGTTCGTTGCTTTTCAACGTCGTCTCTTGCCCTGCTTGAGCGGGCTTATCCCGGCATGGGAGCCAGGGCTAAACTGTGTCCTCACTATGTGAAGCCGCTTCGCGAAGTCAGCCTTCCGAAAAAGCCGCAAAAATATCTGACGATTGGGGTGATAGGTTCCATTTCCCATCATAAAGGAGCGGGCGTCCTGGAAAGTCTGGCT
This genomic window contains:
- a CDS encoding CPBP family intramembrane glutamic endopeptidase; the protein is MLALPWLYLALLSIGYVLALAYGQLGVLALVSVALLLIAGYAVRQQRTPWARYIGHGLFIVLALSLAMHWLPGFYNGRAIEPQRFTPDAVPFSMYLNQDKPLIGFWLLLACPWVVARRSLRLSICVTALALALTAIAALGGAALLGVISWAPKWPVQAWLWVLNNLLLVTLVEEALFRGYIQGGLQQRFKHLPYGENLALLLASLLFGLVHLGAGWQWVLLASIAGVGYGLAYRFGGLGAAIATHFGLNLLHFGLFTYPMLAG
- a CDS encoding DMT family transporter gives rise to the protein MSVLSKQSVAAAASTSLFVLLWSSGAIFSKLGLAHASPFAFLLIRFAIALLGLVILVPMLKLQLPRPGKPLWYAAATGLVLLGAYQIFYLLALDLNVTPGVMATLMGVQPILTVALTERQRSGRRLFGLGLGLAGLIMVVYQGIGLAGMSLAGMLFGLLALASMTFGSIMQKRITDNPLGTLPLQYLAGLLLCAVFVPFQPFHFEQNAGFYLPVLWMGLVVSVLATLLLYRLIARGNLVNVTSLFYLVPAVTAVMDYLIFGNRLALLSLLGMGLIIVGLVFVFRKG
- a CDS encoding FAD/NAD(P)-binding protein, with product MKIKTIAIIGAGFCGSTLAVHLLRSSLAAPVRILLISPPGAMARGVAYGTRTSSHVLNVPAGRMNALTNDESDGFYEFAKRYAPEVTPGSFVQRQLYGDYLETLLNDASKNAAPGSELRNVTGEVVEVSYDTERHRAHLLMKNGDSLYADHIVLSTGSCARQQPSSAAAHRLFYEDPRYLHDPWQPDALASIDANAAVLLIGSGLTMLDVVLDLRDRGHQGMIYVISRRGLAPQPHRILNSHPHYDGQLTQQMLTNCTTRHYVRAVRNAIKLQTCKGDDWRDVIGGLRSATAQLWHALPIVERQRFLRHVRPYWDTHRHRCAPQSGARMLAEIQRGKLKLFAGRVTGYESGSESVTVHLRRRGAKNEDTIEVKAVINCTTPAFDIRQLDDPLLASLRTRGQLKPDALGIGMEIAPSGALVDHNGVESRWLYYVGPLLQARDWEATAVPELREYVKRMADTLATALSQQ
- a CDS encoding glycosyltransferase family 2 protein — encoded protein: MCTYNGESFLAEQLDSFERQTHSNWSLVVSDDGSMDGTLAVLEGYRNRWEQDRLLMLEGPKKGFAANFLSLTSRADIDADFFAWSDQDDIWNDDKLEVALAWLQTVPAHRPALYCGRTQLIGETGVHLGYSPHFRLSPGFSNALVQSIAGGNTMVFNRAARTLLCEAGPELQVPAHDWWLYQLISGVGGVIHYDPEPKMKYRQHAENVVGSNSGWLARLIRLRMVFQGRFHEWNEQNIQALDAMHHRLSPDSQVTLTHFKWAREQKVLRRISGIWLAGLYRQTLLGNLGLVLATVMKKI
- a CDS encoding glycosyltransferase, with amino-acid sequence MDVVGSDVPRLNQAEVRSTTLICQIDHFVRHPHGLFGFGWALDHEHKIVQSHLNMLFADGRVERVAVSLGRVREDVASAFPDNDQAGNSGFMVIAGWGGEPPEKVELVFEMQDAVTGRHELALSALDTASGAEVAESIYLAKRAWAYLRRGNIRTLIKKFLRYRGRNPTLMSQDEVALAARLKNRPCRLLIDHSMGGGANLFRERVASAWSAADDTVILLSFRVSSMQTFVEVRDHNGSYSCKLSNLNSLVELLVRADLREVFFNCAVSFPQPQNLREFMLVLKQRTKASLVVAIHEYFLVCPSHFLLDDKGQYCGIPSITRCHSCLNNHPDGFVSLAGERSIVRWREMWGELLRCADEVRCFSTSSLALLERAYPGMGARAKLCPHYVKPLREVSLPKKPQKYLTIGVIGSISHHKGAGVLESLAEAICQTDAPVRIVVIGNLDAPCPAPVVKETGPYAQDDLPKIVEKYGISIAFLPSICPETFSFVAHEILSMKLPLICLDLGAQADLVRSLDTGYIAKRQDGPGLLEDILAFDRFLHPLSLKVIS